In one Oscillospiraceae bacterium genomic region, the following are encoded:
- a CDS encoding Asp23/Gls24 family envelope stress response protein, translating to MKLQTEKGEIRISSEVFTNITGAAATNCYGVKGMALRSKTDGLVHLLRRESMAKGVKVTYNDDATVSIELHIIVDNGVNLMAVSRSIMSEVRYNVSRTTGVEVRNVDVCVDSMVIG from the coding sequence ATGAAGCTGCAAACCGAAAAGGGTGAGATCCGCATCAGCAGCGAGGTTTTCACCAATATCACCGGCGCCGCGGCCACCAACTGCTATGGCGTGAAGGGCATGGCCCTGCGGTCCAAGACCGACGGCCTGGTCCATCTGCTGCGGCGGGAATCCATGGCCAAGGGCGTGAAGGTCACTTATAACGACGACGCCACCGTGTCCATCGAGCTGCACATCATCGTGGACAACGGCGTCAACCTCATGGCGGTCAGCCGTTCCATCATGAGCGAGGTGCGCTACAACGTCAGCCGCACCACCGGGGTCGAGGTCCGCAACGTGGACGTCTGCGTTGACTCCATGGTTATCGGGTAG